One stretch of Bacteroidales bacterium DNA includes these proteins:
- a CDS encoding sugar phosphate isomerase/epimerase: protein MKKVTLFTVIFVLLAVVVNGQKVPTGNPADFKVKTCLHSVSYMGIWRGQATLTVDEFLVKAKQLGFDGVMLAAKKPHVSLIDYDDAARQKLKARIKELGLELVCLAGYCDFTAGVDKAGIPNTEIQAIYIGELARMARDLGTNMVRVYTGYERPDVPYDKQYSLVVDGLKMAGKIAASYGITLAIQNHHDIALHHEAMKWLLDEINLPNVKSCFRLLVPYP, encoded by the coding sequence ATGAAAAAAGTTACTCTATTCACGGTCATATTTGTTCTTTTAGCCGTTGTCGTTAACGGACAGAAAGTTCCAACAGGTAATCCTGCCGACTTCAAAGTAAAGACTTGTCTGCACTCGGTGAGTTATATGGGCATTTGGCGCGGACAGGCAACTCTTACAGTTGATGAGTTCCTGGTAAAAGCAAAACAACTTGGATTCGACGGTGTTATGCTGGCTGCAAAAAAACCGCATGTCTCTCTGATTGATTATGACGATGCAGCCCGCCAGAAACTGAAAGCAAGAATTAAAGAACTGGGACTGGAACTGGTCTGTCTTGCCGGATATTGTGACTTCACCGCCGGAGTAGATAAAGCCGGGATCCCGAATACCGAGATTCAGGCAATATATATTGGTGAACTGGCACGAATGGCCCGCGACCTCGGTACTAATATGGTCAGAGTCTATACCGGATACGAAAGGCCGGATGTTCCATATGACAAACAGTATTCCCTTGTTGTAGACGGACTTAAAATGGCAGGAAAAATTGCCGCTTCCTATGGAATAACACTCGCAATCCAGAACCATCACGATATAGCTCTCCACCACGAGGCAATGAAATGGCTGCTCGATGAGATCAATCTTCCAAATGTTAAAAGCTGCTTTCGATTGCTGGTCCCCTACCCTTGA